attgttatagGAAAGAACACGTTACTGTTGAAGAATGAGGTAACGCTGAGTAAGTTGGAGGTGGACAATGTCCTAATGGACCCGTACTTTCTTAAAATCTCCTCTCTCTTCAATAACTCTCTCAACCTCCTCATGCTCAACATTCTCATACACAACCTACTCATCTCACTCTTCAACACCAATACCTATACTAATCCAGTTAAGGATTCCGTACTAAGTGTAAATGCCACTTCTAATGGTGCAGATTTACGGCTGAATAAGTCGTTGTTATCGGAGATAGTAAGGAGTGACCAGGGTACCAGGACGATATTACCCGAAATAAATCAATACATCGAACAATTATACGGCACAACACACAACCCCTTTGAAATTCTATCCATCACCACTCAATCTGAAATACCTGATGATAATCCTGATGATATACACTTGGGAGATCTGAATATGTCAGAATTACCTGAGTCTGAGATGGTCCCGGAAGGCGCTAATGAACCTCTTGATGCAGATGACGTGGACGCTTTCTATGACGCCGTTAGCACTCACGAATTCCCGGAAATTTATACCGCAGACAATTCACAAATTTCAGACTTTAATTCTCTCACAAACACGCAGGACGTGGGAACGCAGTTGACGGATTTGGTACCCCGTGAAgcatatttatcaaatgtCCCGGGGTCAGAAATTGCAATTGACGGCATTTTAGAAAACGTGACCGTGAAACGGAGAAAGGCGCGCGAAGTTAAAATTCGTACCGCCAAGCCGGTGACCTCACTCGTCAAATTCGTCCTAGAAAATAACCTAAGCACCGTTTTAGACTCTGTAGAACTTTTATCTTACTATAATAAGAAGATCAAGTTCAGTACTAGTAACAGGAGCTTCAACTTGAACCTCAGTTTAAACCCGAATAAGCTACTGGTGAACAACATTCTCATCAGTCAGAGCTCTGACCAGGTCAGTAATCTCGACTGTGAGgtaaaatttgttgaaaatgagCACACTGAGGACGTGTTCGAGCCTGGGATGGGCGAGTTTGACTGTGGTGACGAAGCTGAACCTGAGCCTGCAGATACTAAAGTAACAGTAGTGGACataaataagttaaaaaaGGCCATAATGAGTATCTTCGAGTCTGAGGGCAGGAACTTGTCATTTTCTCAGCTAATTTCAAGTGTTTACAAAAGGTTTGACAGGAACGTCGTCACAGTTCATATCATCTTCGTGTGCCTACTACACGTGTCAAACGAGCATAACCTCTTCCTCCATGGGGATTCCATCAACTTCTCCATCCAGGAGTAAATCTTCATAAATCTTCATAAATCttcataaaatttgataaaatttgattaaatttgattaaatttgattaaatgtgattaaatgtgtaatatatttttatgtttgATTTTTGCgtattttgttaattgtCTAGGCAACGGGATAAAAAATGGAATCATACAAAATTACACAAACTTCCAAGTATACACTCTATTTTGGCCCTTTTTTAGCCTTATTTAGccttattttagtgttattttggccttattttaccgttattttacccttaatttggccttattttaccgttatttttactctattttagccttattttactcttattttagtgttattttagccttattttagtgttattttacccttattttagccttattttagtgttatataatattaattaagtGTTATGCTGTAACTGTGGTAATAATTTGTGTAGTTTAGTGGTATATTTGAGGGTCGTAACGGCGTGATTTGGTACAATAACAATAACAAGAAAAACGGACATCGCATAATTCTAGTCAATCCAATGGTTAacacataaattattatttttttttaGTATTTGATTGATAAGCTGAAGAATGTGAATGAGGTTAAGTTGACGAATAATCAAATACACATTAGGCGAAAACGGCCTAATTTGCTACACAAACTACTCAACAACCTAatctaataaaattatgttaataaaattatattaaaattagtagtGCCTGCGGCATTTGTTGGATTtgaagtattttttaattttactgatttttttattgtttGCGTTTAGCTTCTGTTTGACTCTTCTGCTCTGCAGTGTCATTAGCAGAGGCTTGTTTCTGagctttattttattcGTTAAGCTCTGCCGCTTGTTATTCTTACTAAACGCCAGCCTCTTCTTCAACTTCTTCTCCTCCTTCAAACTCATCTTATTCTCCAATCTCCTGTCTCTTCTCTCAAATATTTCATCAGACTCATCTACTGTGTCATCTACGTCTGAATTTTCATCAGATTTTTCATCTGAATCTGTGTATGAATCTCCATCTTGCTGGGAGTGTGGTCCATTTTCTTGCTTGGGGTTCGGGTGTCTTTTGAACTCTTTAAACAGTTTTAGCGCGCTTTTGATGTTGATATTAACGTCTAAAAATGGTTAAAATAGCTAATTCATACTTTTGGACTTGTGCTTGAACTCTGACAAGTAACTCAACAACTCCTCGCTCTTCAGCAAATCCACAACTCTCCTACACATCTCACGgatctacacatttttacactaattaaccaattaactcaataaataactcagtagttaactaattaactcaATAACTCAATAGTTAAATGAACAGGTGATACGGTGGTGATTCCGATGATGATGACATTTTCATCGCGATCGTGTGAGACGAAGTTGAGTAAAAGGTTGTTAATAATTGGTGTGAGGATCTGTGAGCTCAGTTGTTCATGTGTTGAGGTGATTAGAACGAGAAGAATCTTCGTTATGTGCGGTTGCTTATGGTTGATGTACTTGTTTATGAGCTCGTAGAACTGCGGATACGTGAGCTTAAATTTGGATATTACGGCTGCCACAAGCTTTAAAATTGTGATTTTATTCGCGTAAGTCAAGTTACCGTAGCTGGAATTTACACGTTGTAAAAGATTAGTCACAAGCTCAAAAGGCTCATTCAGGTCCAGAATTATGTTATTTGGTCCTGAACCAACTCCTAAATCATCTTCCTCCTCCTCAAATACTATTCCATAATAGTTCTACAACATTAATTTAGAGTAACTAGGCGTTAATTTAGAGGTGATTAGGAGGTAatttatagtaatttaaGGGTAACTAGGAGGTAATTTATAGTAATTAGGAGGTAATTTAGAGGTAATTAGGCGTTAatttatagtaatttaaGGGTAATTTAGTCATATTTTAGAGTTATTTAGAAGTATTTTAGGGGCGAATTTCAGAGGGAAAAGGAGGGGTTAGGGAAAAAATTTCCCTGATCACGTAAAATAGTCCTCAAAACCTCTTAATAACTCAATAGCTAACTAActaactaattaactaattgATTGTTAGAGTACTTTGGATTGTATGAGGAAGTGTGTGAGTAGTAGGAGGAGTTTAGTGTTTTGTTGTTTTGGAGCGGTGACTGTGTTGACTACTGAGTTTAGTATGTAAGAATTATTCCAGATCCTTCGACGGCACATTTCGAGTATTATTGAGCAGCTTAAGAGGCGGATCACCGCCGAGTTTGAGCTCTTGACGTTGttgaataaaatagtttCAACCTCCTTTACAGCTGATTTATCAGCTGatttacttaaaattattaaatctttcaagataaaattaaataactttTTCCTCTGCTGACGGTCATTCAGGTCCAACAACTCCAACCACTCAATTATTACCCTAAACCATTTTTCACCACTGGAAATATATTACTACAGTAGATATCAAcatataattgtaaatatcAAGATATAATTGTGATTTACAGAATAATaatctaatttatttacgTTTGAAGGTTGATTTGGCGTTTGGTACGCAGATTGAAGGTCGAGTTTATGATCAATTTTCTCATCTtttcatttaatatattcttATTCTCCTTCACATagtttatcaaatttatacataatcCACTCATTCCCGTAGTATCCACAGTATCTCCGGAGATACCATTAGTACCATTAGTACTACTGGAGGTACTACTGGAGGTACTGTCGGAGGCATAACTGGAGTTATTATTGGCGTTATTGTAGAAGGAAATGGTCTGAGAAaagattaaatttatgataGCTTACGTTGATGATGAAATCAAGTAGTTTGATGAAGTCTGAGTTATAAATTTGCGGCGTTAATTTGACAATTTCAAATAATGAAATGAATTCATTATATCTGTGGTAGAAATTGTCAAAATTAGCCCCCGGGTCCTTCTTTATATTATTCTGCAATACTTCCAATTCTAACATTATATCAAGTGATTTGTACCACTGGATTGTGAGATTCCACACAATAatcaacaaattttaacaatatgaataaaattatttattaatgaaaaattgtta
The Theileria parva strain Muguga chromosome 3 map unlocalized ctg_530, whole genome shotgun sequence DNA segment above includes these coding regions:
- a CDS encoding Condensin complex subunit 2 family protein gives rise to the protein MSKSNVRLSNKRKIILEDKNSKKIHLSGDDSANSRNPLLHPENPVPVPENSDFTPNNANFNSVNTELNNQLISENNKLSEKKLRRDELLLLFNNCVTALSNNKICTYNAFDIGIIDHIDDLIQINEEESGPGTVGERQRSQDGTEDINYSMISKVVESASKVYSYRVEAIYNKTFNILTNIKSKNNNENANINKRSKKNIKLYEFTGKNTLLLKNEVTLSKLEVDNVLMDPYFLKISSLFNNSLNLLMLNILIHNLLISLFNTNTYTNPVKDSVLSVNATSNGADLRLNKSLLSEIVRSDQGTRTILPEINQYIEQLYGTTHNPFEILSITTQSEIPDDNPDDIHLGDLNMSELPESEMVPEGANEPLDADDVDAFYDAVSTHEFPEIYTADNSQISDFNSLTNTQDVGTQLTDLVPREAYLSNVPGSEIAIDGILENVTVKRRKAREVKIRTAKPVTSLVKFVLENNLSTVLDSVELLSYYNKKIKFSTSNRSFNLNLSLNPNKLLVNNILISQSSDQVSNLDCEVKFVENEHTEDVFEPGMGEFDCGDEAEPEPADTKVTVVDINKLKKAIMSIFESEGRNLSFSQLISSVYKRFDRNVVTVHIIFVCLLHVSNEHNLFLHGDSINFSIQE